The genomic stretch taGGGGGGTTGGGGATCAAATCTACAAATTTGCAGCATTGGTGTCATTTTCAGTGGATATGTTTTTTCATGTTATCCTCTAATTGTCTGGTGGGATCTAATGGTACTAACTTGCTGCAGTCCCTGGAATTATGGAATCCAATGTCAACTTGTAAAGCAAGGTCATTTCCAGCTCATGATGGGGTGATTACTGCATTAACAAACTCGCTTTGTACTGAAATGGTCGCCTCAGCTAGCCTTGACGGTTGTGTGAAGTTATGGAAATGAgagtttgtttcttttttgtgtCTACTGGGTGTTTCAGCAGCTTTGAAAGGAGGTAGCATAAATTTGTTTTCAAGCCAAGTATTCCTGGAGCACACCATGGTCAGGGAAGGAAATAGTTGGGTGGAAATTTTTGTAATTGAGAAAATGAACCAGATGTCTTGCTGAATATCTTCGACCACAACAGTTTGAAAGAAAGTCAATTTTTTGGTAACGAACGAGAGCAGAATATCAAACTGAGACCTAAATCATCTGGAATTTAGTGCAGGGAATAGAATATGTTGAACCCTGTTGAATATGCCATCCTGGATCACATTCTAATACACATTCAATTGTAGTTACTTACATGAAATGCTAGATTTGAAAACAGGACTAGGGATGAAAACATGTACAtatgtgaaaagaaaattacagaCTTGGCTGCATATTGTGAATGGAATGAAATTTTCTAGTGTCATATAGTTTAAAGCAGTTGTGAATATATATGGATCTCCGATGGTGCCCAAAATGGAATGAAATTGTCTAGTGTCCTTAATGGCTTTTATtagtgttattattattattattattattattttttgggccAGTAGACTCGTGGTTCCTAATTTTTTAGATATCTTCACAGCAACTTCAATCCTTGGCTCATGGTTCCTAATTTTTTAGAATTCTTCCAAGGATGTTGTATTGATTTGATCTCTAACGACTGGCACGGTCCACTTCCTTTCTTGTCTAATTAGTTTCATTATATATTGGGAATAATCTATTATCTGGATCAATTCCTCTATACATTGTTGATGCAAAGAcaattttcaccattttagaTGTTTCTAGGAAGGCTATTTAAGTGGCAACATTCTACTTCATGGGAAACTTTGTCATTTGTCATGTCATatccatagttatcaattcggccgaataattcgcgaattattcggccgaaccgaatttttccgaattttatcaaaaattcggaccgaatccgaatgaaaaataaaattctttaaaattcgcgactttttccaaaatgaatataaatcgcgaataattcggaccgaatccgaattaaaccgaattattcggtccatttaaacattatttaaaaaaaaaaaccaaaaataaaaaataaaaaaataaaaaaacaaattttttttttttaaaaaccccaataagattttttgaccgcttttttgaccgaatccttaaattaatcgtccgaattattccgaataattctccgtccgaataattcccgaatccgaatttgctaactatggtcataTCTCTGCAATTTCCTCTTTTATAAAAATCTGTCAGGATTCATCCCACTTTGTCAGGACAGATTCTTAAAGAGTTTATCAATGAAGGATTTGACAActtattaaataaaatatgggTAAGAGAACACTATTCTACTGGTGCAAACATATGCCAACGTGTAGGAGCATATTTAGCGTCCTGCAAGGTGGGGGGTAGCATGGTCTTTTCATACCTTTTATGTCTGTGTATTTTCTACATCAACAGGCAACAAGGTAACAAAGTAATATAAtgtctttttcccataaaataagATACTTGATTTGAATTTAATCTGCATTTTGGCAATCTAGCTAGAACAAATTGTACATATCTAACAATCAAAATTGTCATTTCCTTTTTCCACATGGCACAAGTGAAGATGTTGAGCAATTttccaaaggaaaagaaaaatatggaatggggttcattttcattttattaagattcattttaatcaatATTTCCTCTTAAACTCTCTTTTTAGATCTTTATAAAATTTGAGGGGCTTAGTGGCTTGTATTCTAGTGAAATATCAACTTTATTTTCCACATAGCAAGTCATAGGGCCTTAAGTTCATTGACATATAAGTACGGCCCTTACCTACCCTTATATCCTAAGTTCTAGTCTGAAACAACTCTTCCAGATgtcaaaataaagtaaaaaaaaaaaaaaagacataattttgaaaaaaaaaaataaaaagaaccattaaaaatacaaaataagatGACTAAAACAAAGTGTGCCTTACAATGGAATTGGAGCCCAAAGTTTACGCATGACCAATGCATGGTCCCCTCTTCCCACTTAGAGGTTCGGATTTTCCTAGTTGGCTGGCCAAACATGGGTGCTTCAATTGTCCTTCACATACCATGGGACCtacatcttctttttttctttttcttttttgctaatTGTGAATTTATAGTGTTAATGTGGTTCATTTTGGTGTAAATGTTTTTTTGCACTTTGATTCACATATTTAATTGTCTAATTTAAAGTTTGCTTTATTCTTCTCTTTGTATATtgttaaattttaatttggactTACATATTTAGAAGTAGACATACACACACTTACTTATTGGCCCTCGCGCTGATGCAGAGGCCAAACAACTAACTAGGTAGTGATCTCTTGCCCCAATTTAACTGTATTattggggaaaagaatgctctCTAGTTGCGTGACTCTATGTCAAACATTGAAAGTGGAAAAATAATGCCCCCAACCTCCATTGACGTCCATGTATACCCACTCATTGGCCTTCTGTAAACAACCAGGGAGCATTCATTGCCCCTTATTACTTTATAGAAAATTCTTTTCCTACGActcattttgtttttgttgtaatATCTTCTCAATTTCTGTGCAttgcatagttttttttttagtagtggGCAGTCTGCAAGGATTTAATTGATGATTAGTAGATATAcgctcctcttttttttttttctttaaatttgaaaaaatgtgAACTTGTAGGAACATTCCCACTTGTAATGATTCTTGTTACTGTAATTTCTGGTAAAAGAATTGAAGCATTTCATTTCAGGAGTTCATCATATTTGGAGTTGGTAAAATCTTGTGGTGGGTACATCTTTATCTCAATTAGTCAAATGAAGGAGAGGTGAAGTTTCCTTAGGTAATTTCTGAGAGAACTAAGGAAGCCATCCATATATATCCCTCTTGCTCATGAAACTAACCATTCATGAAGGAGACCTTCAATGGAATCTGCAACTTTTCTACGATTTTGATagttgaaaaaaatttcatatccCTTAATATTGAAGAAATGATCACTCTCCTCCCACTCTTACTGCTCTCTCCACTTTTAAACCAACCACGGCAACACAAAAACATGGAAGGAGGGAAGTCCTTGTCCTGCGCATCGCCTTCCCTTCTCACCAACCTATACCTATCCAAAGTTTATTTGGCAATATTGTTTCTATGTAAATCTTTCTTTGCTTTTGTATAGATCAACCTCCTTACACCATCACAGTTTCTTATATCAGACAATTGATGAGAAGGTTCTTGGCATCTGGCCTTCATTCTACATTGATTGTTGTTGGTGTTAGGTTATTATGGCACACTTAAGGACCTCTCTacaaagcaggggtaaggctacAGCTACATCCATTATAACTCTTCCCAGACCTCACAAAGGCAGGAGCTTTGTGCATTGGGTATGACCATCTACCATACCCATGTACGCACGATTAACAACACCTTCAAACAATTGTTACGGCAACCTTTGGGGGTAAAATGTGAAAAATATACACAAAGTGAGAGGCTACCATAGAGCTACCATGGAGTGAAACAGTGAATACTagcacacatttttttttttttaacattttttgggtaatttaattaagagaaaaattgaGTGGGTAATTTGGTAAACAGAAACAATTCTTAGGTGATTTAGTATTGTTTATAAATTGGaaatatggaatgattattGATGTGTAGGAATCTAGATTCTGGATAGAGATTATGAAAACctagacctctctctctctacatgtcTGTTGCCATGTAGACAAAGGAGGCTCCACAGCTGGGACCCAACAAATGTTCTATATATATCTAGTAGATTTCCTCATCTAATGTACAAGGCCATGAAAGTGAACAACAAAGGAGAGGGGCCGCCTACAACTCTCTAAGCTCAAAACCTTCTATAACCACCTCAGGTACTTAGCAGCAATGGCTTCATCatctccttttttctcctccacTGCAACTTCATTAATCCTCCTACTATTACACTTATGTTGCCTATTTGATACTCTCCTTGGTAAATCAAAATTAACCAACTCCCCCACTtttcaccatcaccaccaccgccaccactcAACAAACCCACTTCACCAAGCCTACATAGCTTTGCAAGCATGGAAGCTTGTAATCTACTCCGACCCCAACAACCTCACCTCCAACTGGGTTGGTCCATTGGTGTGTAACTACACATGTGTATACTGCGCACCCTCTCCCCATGATCCCCATGTCCAAGTTGTTGCTGGCATCGATCTCAACCATGGTGATATTGCAGGCATCCTTCCAGACGAACTCGGACTTCTTTCTGACCTTGCACTACTGCACCTCAACAGTAACCGCTTCTGTGGAATTCTcccatcaacattagccaaccTCACTCTGCTCTATGAGTTAGACCTCAGCAATAACAGATTTGTTGGCCTTTTCCCACTGGTGGTACTCTCCCTCCCTTCTCTGATGTACCTTGATCTCCGTTACAACGAGTTTGAGGGACCACTGCCTTCTGAACTCTTCAATAAAGCCATCGATGCAATTTTCGTCAATAACAACCGCTTGACCTCAGTAATCCCATCCAATTTAACGGGGAGTACAGCATCTGTGATAGTGTTTGCCAACAACAACTTAGGGGGATGCATTCCACCTAACATAGCAAAGTTGGCAGATAGTCTAGAAGAGCTGTTAATGATCAACACCAACTTGTCAGGGTGTATGCCTCCAGAGGTAGGCTTCCTCTACAAGCTGAGAGTATTGGATGTGAGTTTTAACAATTTAGTTGGTCCCATACCTTACAGTATCGCAGGATTGGCACATTTGGAGCAGCTGAATCTTGCCCATAACATGATGACTGGTACTGTACCAGCCGGTGTTTGCGTATTACCAAGTTTGATGAACTTCACCTTCTCCTATAACTTCTTCTGTGAAGAGGAGGGGCCCTGCCAGAACCTGACATCAAGAGGTATTGTATTTGATGACCGCCGGAACTGCTTACCAGAGAAACCATTCCAGAGGAGCAAGAAGGCCTGTGATGCAGTTCACCCAGTTGACTGCTTTGAATCACTGTGCTGGTAGCgctgctactgctgctgcaACACCTTTGATTTCACCTTCTGGTCACTTTTAGTCCTGTAGCTTGTGTGTCCAAAAAgatagatttgtgaaaaatatttcaatgtATAATACTGACTATTTGCTAATAAATTATGTACCCAAGTAGATTGTGGCAAGAGGCCTCAGGGCTCTCCAGTGAAGTAATGCTGAAATTGGCTTGGCCCTTGAAAGAGGGGCTTTTGTCCCCTGCTTTATAGGTATGACATACCCCAGGAATCAAGCCAATGAGATGATCCTATGATAGCCTAGGAATCAATCCAATTGGTTGATCCCAGATCACTATTTTACTTTTTAAAGTGCATGTGATTCCATGTCAACcgacatattttttatttttttcttggccaCAGAGGCATGCTATATCCAACCCTATAGAAGGATTAACAACATATAATTcctagaaactgaaataaataatGGGTTTAAAGCATCTTTTCAAAGTTGGCTCATGCAGTACACAAATGATAGCCAAATGAATATCATAAGCATCCAACTTGGGCTCTCGACAGATGGGATTTGCAAGGGTAGTTGATAACAAAGACCAAGACAAATCTTATTTGGATTGAAGGGAGTAAATCAAGACCACCTCCTGTCTCCCATCTTTGAGATGCTGCCTCCATCATGTTCACCTGTAACTTTGTGTCCAACAATGGTCAAGTTTGATATATACTAATCTTTCATTAGTTTTTCTCAAAAGAAAGATTACAAATTCATTAGCAAAAACAAATTACAAAGTTCTTGCCAGTAAAGAAGTACACAGAAAATGGTTCAGGAATAGAATCTAATTAAAAACAGTCACTTGCACCAGTCGCTTCACTTCCAGAGTTCTTCCATGGGGATTCCACGTTGACGAGCAACATCACTAAACTGTCTCATCTTCTGTATAGCAACAACAGTTGCTCTTGCATTGTTAAGGGCATTTTTACTCCTTATTTGTTTGCCCAAAGCATTCTCAACACCTGCCATTTCTAAAACAATCCTAACTGCACCCCCGGCAATCACTCCAGTACCTGGTGAAGCAGGTCTTAGCATCACCTTTGCTGCTCCAAAATCCCCATCGGACCTGTCATTCATTAGCATAGAAAACATGATATAAATTTTAACTTATTTAGATAAACTAAATGACaagaaaaaaagttattttCTCATCAGGATTTCCATTCAATACAGAAAAGCTAAAATCTTTGCAGACAGATGATGACAGTGAAACAATAGAACGTAGAACCCTTAGATGGAGGGTAGTAGTTTCCCAGAAGCTAAGGactgagaacaagaaaagatAAATCTCAAAAGGGGACTAATGGAAGTTAAGCTATACACGACAATTATACATGGTTCGatcagagaagaaataggaaatgaGTGTGGAGAAGTCCACTGGAAGATAGTTCTTGGTACATAATATTTCACAATAGgattaagaaggaaaaaaggctaagcaatttcataaataaaaaaggattcGAATTCATGTACAAATATCCAGGTGCATTATCTGACAAATTGGGTAGATTCATTAGTCCACAATGAATTTGAAGAATTCCATCTAATCCAGTACATCTCCAGGTGCATTGCTGTTGGGAAAGAACATATAATGAGCTGCACACTGATCCAATCTTACAGGTGAGAATTAGTAGTTAAAACTTTTTTCTTACACATATCAATCATGCCAGTTTCTGGTTCTCCCACAGTGAAATGGACAGAAAACAAAAGATGCTTTCATTCTCACACTTTGCATCTTAAATGTGCCCCCATAGACCCTCCTTAATCCAGTCACTTGTATTTGCAGCTCTCCCAACCCAACCCCTTGTCCAATTTCTGATGAATATCCTATAACTATGTACTCTCCATCCATAAATCTCTAAGAATGTTCACTGCTATTCCAAACCTTACAGCTCACACTATCACTTGTCCCCCCACAAATTCCCCAAtcgaaaatgaataaaaataggTATCTCACAGCTCTAATCCCTTTGACTCACAGAACCTAAAATTCATATAATCCCACATATCCCTCGATTCGCTCACTTTTTTTGTGTGGGACCATGGGGGGGGGGATATCGTGTATCTATTCTTTCACAAGTAGGTCCTTTCAGTCTTTCCATACTTCCATCAGATAAACACAACGCCATTAGACACAAAACTCTCCAAGTGCAACCCCATCTGTTACTCAATTAGGATCTTTTAGCAATTTAAAGTTCCCCCTTAAACCTCTTCTTtcgactccaaaaaaaaaaaccaaataattAGCCTCCGAAAATCATAACCAAAGCTTCTTTCTGTTCTGTCTACCTGTAGTATGTTTTATTCTTGTTCATCTTCTTTTGCCGATGTTAGTAACCAATCAATTTATTTAAAtcatacttcttctccttcgGTCAGAACCAAGGTAGCTCACAAAATCAAGAAAACGTGATGAAAACTGATTGATATAACAATTCGATCATCATTTATATTCAGATGTCACATTTGGATAAATCAGCATATCCATATATTGTATGAACTGTTCACATACTGCCATTGGCAAAAGGTTTAGTTAGGGGTATTCTCCCCTGCCCCACTTTGTTTGCCAGCCAAATAAATGGAAAAGGTTGAGAAAAGCTCTACCAAGAATCCATGGAAGCAGAGACATTATTGATTCATGCATAATGTGAGCCAGACGCTGCACTGTACATCCTTTAACTAGGAAACTGTTTCCCAATTTCACAAAGGACCATTTAAACAGAACACAGGAGACACACAACCAGCCTCTCTTCCCACCCAACTAACTGATCACTGATTACAATGTTGATAATCACTTTAAACTCAGAtaactaaaacaaaaaaatacccCTCACCACAGAGAAAGCAATCAAAGACTGGCTGTTGTTAATTAGTTTGTTTTGGGCATTAAAAGAATCAAATTTGGCCTTTCAGGttaatttatctttttcttcccaACCAAAACTGCCAGTAATGTCCATAACTGACCCCATTTTAAATTCATGATGCAAGGATTTGTTTGACGAGAACCTAGAACGGAGTCCCAATTGACAAATAGATTAGAGAAGAGTTGGCTGGTTTCCTTTACCTGTGAGGGAATGTCTTATACTTGGTCATAGGCACGGTGATTAGATTCCTCCTGGCATTGGTAGCGGACTTCTGAACCGCCCCAATAACCTCCTTAGCTTTACCGACACCAACCCCAACCTGACCCTGCTTGTCACCCACCACAACAATAGCCCTGAAGTGCAATTGCTTCCCACCCTTGACCACCTTTGTCACTCTCCTCACCTGAACCACTCTTTCCTCGAGCCCATCCctgaccttctccttcttcgtcttCGACCCAAACCCAGTACTCTTCTTTATCTTGGAGTCCATGACATAGATGTCATTACCAAGCACACTAACGCCACTGTAGGCTGGTCCGTACATCTCCTCATAGGCCGCTGCGATCTCTTCTTCCGTCTCGGGAACACCCTCGTCGAAGGCCGGAGGAGGCACGTAGCCTTCGGGAGGCTCTACAGGTTCGAAAGCAATTTCTTCTTCTGGGTTAAATTCATCGAAGAAGGTGGTGTCGATGTCGTCGGATTTAGCTTGTGAGGGCATGAATTTTCGGGGTTTGGGAAGAAATGAGAGGGAAAATGTTTGTAGGGTTTTAATTTTGCTACAGCAGAAACTGGTGGGTAGGAGGAGTTCAGGGGATAGtttgaagtgagaggtcggaaTAGTTGTACGGAAAGAAAGCGAGGTGAAAGAAGATAGAGCAGTAGCAGAGGAAGCCATTCTTCTTATTTGAAGTTTACTTCTGCTTCTGGGTTGAAGAAGAGAAGCTCAATAAATGGTGATGTGAAATCGCTTCTGTTCCgttgccttctctctctctctctctctctctctctctctctctctctcttctctgggACTGGTAGGCTTATCTGAACAACTGGATTTCTTTTGTATGGAAATGGAACCCAACAGTCCCAAAACCCATTCTCTTAGCCGGTCAGCCCGGGTCTTTCTCCACCCAGAGACCCCAAACCCATCCTAGGCTGTGCAAGTATTTATGATTCAGCTCAAGGAGTAACAAGTAGTAGATTGGCGATTGGTAAGTGGTAACTTGGTTAAAAAAAGTGTTTCCGGTGCAGGggaagaaaaaacagaatacTTTTTGCCAGACACTTTAATGGAATCACTTCCATCATGCAACTAAACATGGGATCAACCAAAGAAAGTGAATAAGCATTCAGCCAGGGGATAGGATGGTCTTTTTGTCACCTCTTATGTTTTAAATATAAAGACGTGAACGAATTCTTTTCTCATTTAgtaaaatgtcattttcacttaCATATTTACAAAAGTATCATTACTTCTAATATAGCATCACTGATCAATAATAGGAGATATAATTATGAAATGCCACTTATATAACTACCATACTTAAAAAAATGGCATCTCCCTTTGCGTTGGATTTTGTTAGAGCTAGAGGCTTCTATGTTTTCTGGAGGTAAGTtgtttggtttaaaggccacattCTCCGTCATTCCTTCATTGTTTGATGTACCTTCTTTTTCCCTACCTTTGACCTCTGTTGTAATAACATCAAAGATGTcaaccctctcttcttctcttatcctTTCGCTTCTTTAGTCTAGAAGCATGCCCTTCGCAGTTGTTGGTCCACCAAGAGACATGTTCTTCTCCTTatgagagaatggatttggattaaaATGACATTCAGTGGTAGCTCCATTTGTGACATTATCAGTAAGTTTGCCTTCTATGCTATCAATCACATTCAGATAGAATTTAAGCTTCGGAGATGGATCTCCAAAACTATATCCTTTAATATAATTTAGaaatgtatctttttttttttctaagttctAAGTTGCCTCTGCTTTCCCATCATCATATAAGGGATCCCCCAAGTAACATACTCATTGTTGTTTCCTAGGGTTTATCTAATTCCATTCTCCCCCTTTCTTACTTGATAGGTGTGGTTATATTTCTTTTGCTTCACCCCCTCCCTTTTCCCTGATCCCTAAGGGTTTGTATATAATTCTCCttcttttggaatttattttttattcacaaaaagaaaaatgacattTACCACATATCAGAATACTAGACTAGAATAACGGTAATTATGAAAAATGCATCATTAACTGATATATATACATAATGAGGTTACAAATTTTTCTCTACGTCTTTAATATGAAATTACATAATAAAATTTGCATATTTTTGTGAATAAGAACACATGTTAAAATAAGGACCACATGAATAGAAAGATTTTGCAATAGGAAACAACGACATATAACTCGACTATGAGTTGCCACATGGAGATGTGTATGGATGCCATGAGTCTGCATGTAATCCATGTTCATACTCATTAACCCAAATAAATGACCACACATGATCCCCCTCCTAGTAAACATGTGCAACAAcaatgtgtaattttttttttttcctttaagcCATCTTCATAATAATGCATCCATTTCCAAGTGAACACATGGACAATATTCTTTCCGACATAAGTATCAATTATTGTACTTAATCCAAATATCTAgatcaaataaatataaaataatagggCAAAAAGATAACCATGCACAAAAATATTCCATATACCCTAATGTATTCTATTGAGTTAAATAGTACCAGAAACTTTATTTACACCAAATATATAGCTCAACAgcaattataaatatatatatatatatatatataactcacTAAAACATTTGAAAGTACAAGTGTCGTAAGATATAATCATCTCTCCCTCACCCAATTGTCCTAAAATTGTTTATTTCCCTTGCTCGATCACTGACTATTGGGCCTAGTCGGCACCACTCTAGTTGGAACACTGTCATCATCTCCATTATCATCATCTTTTGAAAATATGTGTCCATTAAACCggaattttattattaaataaattagATTATTCTTATACgtgatatatatatttaacaGGTTTAGGTTGTGCTTAGGTTTTTACCTAAAATGTTCTCAACTAGGGATAGGGTTCGATAACCTATTCTACAGTCAACACATCATGTGCTTTTAAGAATAGTGATTCCAAGGCATATGTGTGAGTATATATATGGTGTATGTATTGAACAAAATCATATGAGAATCTTGTTTGTGTCACTGTTAGTTGTTAAGGAACGGGATTCTCTTTTGTAGAATTTGGTTGGTTCTTTGACTTGAGAGATCTTTGTAGTTGCTTTAACACATCATAGGTTTTTCCGCATCGATAAGCAATaagaaagcaagaaaagaaTTATGTACTTTTTGATACTAAATGAAATT from Macadamia integrifolia cultivar HAES 741 chromosome 11, SCU_Mint_v3, whole genome shotgun sequence encodes the following:
- the LOC122092994 gene encoding leucine-rich repeat extensin-like protein 4 — protein: MASSSPFFSSTATSLILLLLHLCCLFDTLLGKSKLTNSPTFHHHHHRHHSTNPLHQAYIALQAWKLVIYSDPNNLTSNWVGPLVCNYTCVYCAPSPHDPHVQVVAGIDLNHGDIAGILPDELGLLSDLALLHLNSNRFCGILPSTLANLTLLYELDLSNNRFVGLFPLVVLSLPSLMYLDLRYNEFEGPLPSELFNKAIDAIFVNNNRLTSVIPSNLTGSTASVIVFANNNLGGCIPPNIAKLADSLEELLMINTNLSGCMPPEVGFLYKLRVLDVSFNNLVGPIPYSIAGLAHLEQLNLAHNMMTGTVPAGVCVLPSLMNFTFSYNFFCEEEGPCQNLTSRGIVFDDRRNCLPEKPFQRSKKACDAVHPVDCFESLCW
- the LOC122094332 gene encoding 30S ribosomal protein S5, chloroplastic produces the protein MASSATALSSFTSLSFRTTIPTSHFKLSPELLLPTSFCCSKIKTLQTFSLSFLPKPRKFMPSQAKSDDIDTTFFDEFNPEEEIAFEPVEPPEGYVPPPAFDEGVPETEEEIAAAYEEMYGPAYSGVSVLGNDIYVMDSKIKKSTGFGSKTKKEKVRDGLEERVVQVRRVTKVVKGGKQLHFRAIVVVGDKQGQVGVGVGKAKEVIGAVQKSATNARRNLITVPMTKYKTFPHRSDGDFGAAKVMLRPASPGTGVIAGGAVRIVLEMAGVENALGKQIRSKNALNNARATVVAIQKMRQFSDVARQRGIPMEELWK